From the genome of Anoplopoma fimbria isolate UVic2021 breed Golden Eagle Sablefish chromosome 1, Afim_UVic_2022, whole genome shotgun sequence, one region includes:
- the bicra gene encoding BRD4-interacting chromatin-remodeling complex-associated protein isoform X1, with protein MDDEDGRCLLDVICDPEALNDFLHGSETHGHVPEVQPAVQLSANEPAGLPRVSVDLDFLEDDDILGGSPGGEGGSNGIGTNHEPCDILQQSLAEANITEQSLQEAEAELDLGSFGIAGLTQVVQTLPDASLPGAGGTAVGVGIGVGVGGAAAIFPGSAPSTTATPPNATADMLGSVLAQQGLQLQPQVMNKAISVQPFMQPMGLGNVTLQPISSLQALPNGSQSGHLGIGQIQVVGQPTVMTINQSGQPILAKAMGGYQLHQSGPEVSGAGSQAGLGGSGGGLLIQGNKATLGSPALNGPAVCVSSTNSSSGGTMTAPAGLLGFGSTTLSSGIGPQAQTQGQIMQNVIIQRTPTPIQPKPPQGGAIQPKLFKQQQQHPQPAPQPMQNDAHKALGLQQIPVSAAQNVAFLTGKPGSNVVLSTQATTQGPQFQQTLFKQQSTQQSGKPLSVHLLNQQGSIVIPSQTVLQGQNHQFLLPHLQAGGQILTQHPGGHIITSQGPGGQLIANQILTANQNINLGQVLTSQGHPGAAHILSGSIQLQPGQMGTPTLFQMPVTLAQSQSQTQTHTVSGHAQTVIQGMPIQNSLTMLSQVEGLSPAVSLQPALQPQLGGVPSSGSSSTGAATMAQGQPGECVTVLGSSTDQAAHPTQQHAPQASILAMQPGSSVSTVTTVPSSSPSMSVSTSSSVTAVGLVPHQAQHSPGRLLFTNQGSSMILSQESLHMFLQQEQHHQSENESTPSVGVPASVIVSSNSVTAPAPAVHDSQLTDSWVGQSHSPSLGPSHMTAVVKQVPSGGHQQSLKIQGMSPSPALTTHATAPPVAVSPQPSQSPLTLSQQIQSPHHQQQSRPPSQPQPQSLTPSRSCTPSAHPQLFIVHNQMAESPQPAPQGQPLQTQAHIQVQLQPQPRPASQPAPYQQDMPPMSQSPKPPPTPPAQHQFTAPPVSTSATAVVKTQVPILGLTAEQQHHLQLIGAQIQTLSAITQPSLQQKQLLDKLHQVQQNIVLQAKQSTQPQATGQFSSQQDGSVDKVVITSSANTGTPAQLLSVLQPTPVLVKTPATATSDLQVFSGAQGPAGAMMNQTVTPASLTQPAQVQPKPGVISSVGGITLGKGGMQIQVLGPSLNQMPAPQPPVPVQTQTTTMKMPFSAEPSKEARMLEQLRKQQGSVLHPNYSAPFHSVEDTLHRLLPYHLYQGTANSTQDYQRVDDEFETVSCHLLKRTQAMLDKYRYLLFAESKQRLGPSAEMVMIDRMFIQEEKIALSQDRILAKERPEEFVANARMLESVVSSQQKSSSAEATSVSGGVPAAAPAPPPAAPAPAPLPNIAPNPSPAPTPSPVPAPAPVPAPAPAPLSTNPFPPTKLVIKQGGGGASVSWSSSCPPAAASRLAEPTSQSSSYSRAPAAASSSSFSSSSFNSPAADDDDALPQRTSKPPMKTYEARRRIGLKLKIKQDQTGFSKVVHNTALDPVHTPQPQQSSQSISKPQTQPQFEAAVPHPKSQPLSTPPSTVIRTQSPICTASSASPVTTATTQCNPPLRGNVPPNAAPSSSTSSSHTWPLSTSSSSSSSSTSTQMNGTLDHDNVGRVKHNSASTATPSQTTCRLPLRKTYRENISPRVRPGVPGGGDECLSYPRPTPSPPRHEASPSPPSERTVIASVKVEKRSREASHTHADSSHETGRLGSAMQGLDEMDEVFNRGIKTAQHHHLPQLLDREGSKERGEEHTDPETDVSKYKRASGKNRHRAGGTFRMDQHAPGPPSPESSFTRDSLLPAKRCKSDSPDMDNASFSSGSPPDDSLNEHLQCAIDSILNLQQEPSARGHHIKGGNSRSHQHQSQRPGGSAASSHRPSVPPSSSASSSSSLAQHPQVGGRGHNGSLVPQTQSR; from the exons ATGGATGATGAAGATGGCAGGTGCCTTCTAGATGTAATTTG TGACCCAGAAGCTcttaatgactttcttcatgGATCTGAGACCCAT GGCCATGTTCCAGAGGTCCAGCCTGCAGTGCAGTTGTCGGCCAATGAGCCGGCAGGCCTACCCAGAGTCAGTGTTGACCTGGACTTTCTGGAGGATGATGACATCTTGGGAGGATCACCGGGTGGTGAAGGTGGGAGCAATGGGATTGGGACAAATCACGAGCCATGTGACATCCTGCAGCAGAGCTTGGCTGAAGCCAACATCACAGAGCAAAGCTTACAGGAGGCAGAGGCTGAGCTGGACCTGGGCTCCTTTGGTATTGCAGGCCTTACGCAGGTGGTACAGACACTGCCTGATGCCAGCCTCCCTGGGGCTGGAGGCACTGCTGTTGGTGTAGGCATAGGTGTTGGTGTTGGGGGAGCAGCAGCAATTTTCCCTGGGTCAGCCCCGAGCACCACAGCTACTCCTCCCAATGCCACAGCCGACATGCTGGGGTCAGTGCTTGCTCAGCAGGGCCTTCAACTCCAACCCCAGGTCATGAACAAGGCCATAAGTGTGCAGCCGTTTATGCAGCCTATGGGCCTGGGAAATGTGACGCTTCAACCCATTTCAAGTCTCCAAGCTCTTCCTAATGGAAGTCAGTCAGGACATTTGGGTATTGGACAGATTCAGGTTGTGGGTCAGCCTACAGTCATGACTATTAATCAGTCTGGGCAGCCAATCCTGGCTAAAGCCATGGGAGGTTACCAGCTGCACCAGTCTGGGCCAGAGGTATCAGGTGCTGGTTCTCAGGCAGGGCTTGGAGGCTCAGGGGGTGGACTTCTGATCCAAGGTAACAAAGCCACTTTGGGATCTCCAGCTTTAAATGGACCGGCTGTTTGTGTCAGcagcacaaacagcagcagtggtggtACAATGACTGCTCCTGCTGGGCTTCTTGGCTTTGGCAGCACCACTCTAAGTTCAGGAATTGGACCCCAGGCGCAAACTCAAGGCCAAATCATGCAGAACGTGATCATCCAGCGCACACCAACACCCATTCAGCCTAAACCCCCTCAGGGGGGAGCCATCCAGCCTAAACtcttcaaacagcagcagcagcacccacaGCCAGCACCCCAACCCATGCAAAACGATGCCCACAAGGCTCTAGGGCTGCAGCAAATTCCAGTTTCTGCTGCTCAGAATGTAGCCTTCCTGACAGGAAAGCCAGGCTCAAACGTTGTCCTGAGTACTCAAGCCACAACACAAGGCCCTCAGTTTCAGCAAACCCTGTTCAAGCAACAATCAACACAACAATCTGGCAAGCCCCTCAGTGTACACTTGTTAAACCAACAAGGCAGCATCGTTATTCCCTCTCAGACAGTTCTGCAAGGTCAGAATCACCAGTTTCTCCTGCCACACCTACAAGCAGGTGGGCAGATCCTGACCCAGCACCCTGGGGGGCACATCATAACTAGTCAGGGACCTGGTGGACAGCTCATCGCAAACCAGATTTTAACTGCAAATCAGAACATCAACTTGGGTCAGGTGTTGACTTCACAGGGCCACCCTGGGGCTGCCCACATCCTATCTGGATCCATTCAGCTCCAACCAGGCCAGATGGGCACACCCACCCTCTTTCAGATGCCTGTCACATTGGCTCAGAGTCAAAGCCAGACCCAGACCCACACTGTCTCAGGCCATGCCCAGACAGTCATACAGGGCATGCCGATCCAGAACTCCCTGACCATGCTTAGTCAGGTGGAGGGGCTGAGCCCTGCAGTCAGCCTTCAGCCAGCCCTGCAACCTCAGCTAGGTGGTGTCcccagcagcggcagcagcagcacaggagCAGCAACCATGGCTCAAGGCCAGCCTGGCGAGTGTGTAACTGTGCTGGGTAGCTCCACAGACCAGGCCGCTCATCCCACTCAGCAGCATGCGCCGCAAGCCTCCATCCTCGCCATGCAACCAGGTTCCTCTGTGTCCACTGTTACCACAGTACCCTCTTCTTCTCCGTCCATGTCTGTGTCCACCTCTTCCTCCGTCACAGCAGTGGGGCTGGTCCCCCATCAGGCTCAGCACAGTCCAGGGAGGTTACTTTTCACCAACCAGGGCTCCAGTATGATCCTGAGCCAGGAGTCTCTGCATATGTTCTTGCAACAG GAGCAGCACCACCAATCAGAGAATGAGTCAACCCCCTCTGTGGGCGTACCAGCGTCTGTTATCGTCAGCAGCAACAGCGTCACTGCTCCGGCCCCAGCTGTCCATGACAGCCAATTAACTGACTCTTGGGTGGGTCAGAGCCACAGCCCTTCCCTTGGCCCCTCCCACATGACAGCTGTGGTAAAGCAG GTACCCTCCGGTGGACATCAGCAGTCCCTGAAGATCCAGGGCATGTCCCCCTCACCGGCATTGACCACTCACGCCACAGCGCCCCCAGTGGCAGTCAGCCCCCAGCCTTCCCAGTCTCCTCTCACTCTGAGCCAGCAGATCCAGTCACCACACCATCAACAGCAGTCGCGTCCTCCCTCCCAGCCTCAGCCACAGTCTCTAACTCCCTCCCGCTCATGCACACCCTCAGCTCACCCTCAGCTCTTTATTGTTCATAACCAAATGGCCGAGTCCCCCCAACCGGCTCCCCAAGGCCAGCCGCTGCAGACACAGGCACACATTCAAGTTCAGCTCCAGCCTCAGCCACGACCGGCCTCACAGCCTGCCCCTTATCAACAAGATATGCCTCCAATGTCACAGTCACCCAAGCCTCCTCCTACACCACCTGCACAGCACCAGTTTACTGCTCCTCCTGTCAGCACTTCTGCCACTGCTGTAGTTAAAACCCAGGTTCCCATCCTGGGCctgacagcagagcagcagcaccacctgCAATTAATAGGAGCACAAATTCAGACCCTGTCAGCCATCACCCAGCCCTCCCTTcagcagaaacagctgctgGACAAGCTACACCAG GTTCAGCAGAACATCGTGCTGCAGGCCAAGCAGTCTACTCAGCCTCAAGCCACCGGTCAGTTCAGCTCCCAGCAAGACGGGTCTGTTGATAAAGTGGTGATTACATCGTCAGCCAACACTGGTACACCTGCTCAGCTTCTCTCAGTGCTGCAGCCGACGCCGGTGCTCGTCAAAACTCCTGCGACAG CAACAAGTGACTTACAGGTATTCTCAGGAGCCCAAGGGCCAGCTGGAGCAATGATGAATCAGACTGTCACTCCTGCCAGCCTTACCCAGCCTGCACAG GTTCAGCCAAAGCCAGGGGTGATCAGCTCAGTGGGAGGGATTACTCTGGGGAAAGGTGGGATGCAGATACAGGTGTTAGGACCTAGTCTTAATCAAATGCCTGCTCCACAGCCCCCAGTTCCAGTACAAACTCAG ACAACAACAATGAAGATGCCTTTCAGTGCAGAACCCAGCAAAGAGGCCAG GATGCTAGAACAGCTGAGGAAACAGCAGGGTTCAGTGCTTCACCCAAACTACAGTGCTCCTTTCCACTCTGTTGAGGACACACTGCACAGACTGCTGCCTTACCATCTCTACCAGGGAACTGCCAACTCTACTCAAGACTATCAAAGAG TGGATGATGAATTTGAAACTGTCTCCTGCCATCTGCTGAAAAGGACCCAGGCCATGCTGGATAAGTATCGCTACCTGCTCTTTGCCGAGTCAAAA CAGAGACTGGGCCCCTCGGCAGAGATGGTGATGATCGACCGGATGTTCATTCAGGAGGAGAAGATTGCGTTGAGTCAGGACAGGATTTTGGCCAAGGAGAGACCAG AGGAGTTTGTGGCAAACGCACGCATGTTGGAGAGTGTCGTTTCATCCCAACAGAAATCCTCTTCTGCTGAGGCCACGTCAGTGAGTGGAGGTGTACCTGCTGCTGCCCCTGCTCCACCCCCTGCAGCTCCTGCCCCAGCCCCTCTCCCAAACATTGCTCCAAATCCTTCTCCTGCACCCACCCCATCTCCAGTTCCTGCCCCTGCTCCAGTTCCTGCCCCAGCTCCAGCACCTCTTTCCACCAACCCTTTCCCCCCTACCAAACTAGTAATAAAGCAGGGTGGGGGCGGAGCCTCTGTATCCTGGTCCAGCAGCTGTCCGCCAGCTGCAGCGAGCAGGCTGGCCGAACCCACCAGCCAGAGCTCCTCCTACAGTCGGGCTCCggcagcagcatcatcatcctctttctcctcttcgtCCTTCAACTCTCCGGCAGCCGATGATGACGATGCTCTCCCACAAAGAACCAGCAAACCGCCTATGAAGACCTACGAGGCTCGCAGGAGAATTGGCTTGAAGTTGAAGATCAAGCAGGATCAAACGGGGTTCAGTAAGGTGGTCCACAACACTGCCTTAGACCCAGTGCACACACCACAACCTCAGCAGAGCAGCCAGTCCATATCCAAGCCTCAGACTCAGCCCCAGTTCGAAGCTGCTGTACCACACCCAAAGTCCCAACCTTTGTCAACCCCTCCTTCTACAGTCATCAGAACTCAGTCCCCCATATGCACTGCTTCTTCTGCCTCACCGGTCACCACAGCAACCACTCAGTGTAACCCACCACTGAGAGGTAATGTCCCCCCCAATGCAGCCCCATCTTCCTCTACCTCTTCCTCTCATACGTGGCCGttgtccacctcctcctcctcttcctcctcctccacctccactcaAATGAACGGGACATTGGACCACGACAACGTAGGTCGGGTCAAACACAATTCTGCCTCCACTGCCACTCCCTCACAGACGACATGTCGCCTACCCCTTCGAAAAACATACCGGGAAAACATAAGTCCCCGGGTGAGACCGGGTGTCCCAGGGGGAGGAGACGAATGTTTGTCCTACCCCAGACCCACACCGTCACCCCCCAGGCACGAggcctccccctctcccccctcagAGCGGACAGTTATAGCCAGTGTGAAGGTGGagaaaagaagcagagaggCATCACACACTCACGCTGATTCAAGCCACGAAACAGGCCGATTAGGGAGTGCAATGCAGGGGCTGGATGAAATGGATGAGGTGTTTAACCGTGGTATCAAAACCGCACAACACCATCATCTCCCACAGCTCCTAGACAGGGAAGGGTcaaaggagagaggggaggagcaCACTGACCCAGAGACAGATGTAAGTAAATACAAGAGGGCGAGTGGGAAAAATAGACACAGGGCAGGTGGGACATTCAGAATGGACCAGCATGCCCCTGGGCCTCCCTCTCCGGAGTCCTCCTTCACACGAGACTCTTTGCTTCCTGCCAAACGCTGCAAGTCGGACTCTCCAGACATGGATAACGCCAGCTTTTCCAGCGGCAGCCCTCCTGATGACTCTCTGAACGAGCACCTGCAGTGTGCCATCGACAGCATCCTAAACCTGCAGCAGGAGCCCTCTGCCCGCGGGCACCACATTAAAGGGGGCAACAGCAGGTCCCACCAACACCAAAGCCAGCGCCCAGGGGGCTCGGCAGCCTCATCCCACAGACCCTCAGtaccaccctcctcctctgcttcctcgtcctcctccttgGCCCAGCACCCTCAGGTCGGTGGCCGTGGCCACAATGGCAGCCTGGTTCCCCAGACCCAAAGCAGATAA